The Plasmodium vinckei vinckei genome assembly, chromosome: PVVCY_05 region atatgaaaatgtttttttaaatagtaaCAGTAGAATAATGACCTTAACCCCAAGTGCTgtacaaaataatacaaaaaaggAAGCAACAATtgatgatatattatatggagggtttttaaatatttataaaccTGTCAAATTATATTCTATGAAAGTatgtgaaaaaattaaaaaagtgttaaaaaattattttattaatataaatcaaaataacattaaaataaaagtaggACATGGAGGAACATTAGATCCATTTGCAGAGGGTGTTTTAATGATAGGAATACAAAAAGGTACAAAAGAATTgtccaattttttaaaatgctataaacaatatttaGCAGTTTCTGTATTCGGAATAGAAACCGATACGTTGGATAGAGagggaaaaataattaaaatgaaagaCATGAAAGAAATCAAAAAAGACGATGATGATACCACTGAATTGTTACAAAGTTATAAGGAGTATGcagaaaatttaaaaaacgaACTATCTAAgagtataaataaatttattggATGGAAAGATCAAGTACCACCTATTTATTCATCCAAAAGAGTTAAAGGATTAagattatatgaatatgcacgaaaaaatatacccgtcaaaataaaatcgaGTAAagttcatttaaaaaatataaaatatttaaaagaattgGAACTCCCATTTTTTGATTTGCATATACATTGTTCAGGCGGAACATATATAAGAAGCCTAATACGAGACATTGCACATTCCATAAATCAATATGCTACtctaattaaattaattaggataaaacaaaatgagtATTCCTACAAAAATTCTTTACATTATGATGACATAAATATCGAAAATattaagaaatattttattaagcTATAAAACTCTTTGCTATGTATTTCCCGCATCTTTTTTTGCTTACCTTTTTTacctttaaaaatttttacacaaaaatttacataattttcaaCAGGTAAGCGATTTTTCGCGAACTTCTTTTcctcatatatatttcgaaagcattattttatttatcctattcataatattaataaaaataataatagttattattattttattttggcCCATTACCTATACGAATAGTGATACACCTTTTCAtcgcaaaaaaaatttctaTAACCCCAATGTCAAGATATACCCaatagttatatatatataaatataaatttacacacatatatatatatactttacTAACTATATAGAGACCGTCATTTTGTATGTTTTTCTATTCCCACGATATTTCATATGTAAACCTTGTAAGTAATACCACATACaaatgacaaaaaaatggtGAAAATTCAGAAAAAGTTGAAAGGATTTACAGatggaataaaaatattaggGACTTTTCATAATGACAAATATGTAagtgatgaaaatgaaaatgatgatataataaataatcctttatataaaaacattaatGACGATAGacaaacaaatattaatctcgattttaatattaaagaagTTATACAAAACCAaataaattacaaaaatcttaatttatatttaaataaaaatgatacatCCATTCTTTTATCAATActtttatacaaaattttaatgaaaaaaccACAAAATATTGTTGAGTATATTATTAACGAATTAAACGTTATACTTAATCAACATACATTGGAAAaggatgaaaatataaattctcaaagtagtaataataatacttaTATGGAATTATCAAATTGTGACGATAttaataaagatataaaaaattcctTAGACAAACAACACACAATTATAAATCCAAAACC contains the following coding sequences:
- a CDS encoding tRNA pseudouridine synthase, putative, which encodes MQKQKFKILRKYPILLFIFYMLVNICMCNNKKSKKLFYLNPNKDNKKSRNNINKYSKSHINKYDNILKYYFVYPHSDPHSNSKRNIKCDNFFNSKEIKTGCIGDRRNSKIYYEWRITKIKDISKNKKIKNVNPHLYYSKDNDKNGSEQIEESNLKHKQVVENLQNNLNSKIEKKETANQLDVNIKSETNTSDHVISKNEVDIYIKKYENVFLNSNSRIMTLTPSAVQNNTKKEATIDDILYGGFLNIYKPVKLYSMKVCEKIKKVLKNYFININQNNIKIKVGHGGTLDPFAEGVLMIGIQKGTKELSNFLKCYKQYLAVSVFGIETDTLDREGKIIKMKDMKEIKKDDDDTTELLQSYKEYAENLKNELSKSINKFIGWKDQVPPIYSSKRVKGLRLYEYARKNIPVKIKSSKVHLKNIKYLKELELPFFDLHIHCSGGTYIRSLIRDIAHSINQYATLIKLIRIKQNEYSYKNSLHYDDINIENIKKYFIKL